A window of the Arachis duranensis cultivar V14167 chromosome 5, aradu.V14167.gnm2.J7QH, whole genome shotgun sequence genome harbors these coding sequences:
- the LOC107487188 gene encoding uncharacterized membrane protein At4g09580 codes for MGKEGGDTVGEVLPPPSPSSKFPLSAWETAVASSVVLGFAAGICGVYLTMPDSDYSFLKLPRTLEDLQLLRDNLENYTSDYTAQVLVGYCVVYIFMQTFMIPGTVFMSLLAGALFGVLKGVALVVFTATAGASSCYFLSKLIGRPLLSSLAPEKLKFFQNEVAKRRKSLLNYMLFLRLTPTLPNTFINFASPIVDVPYHIFFLATVIGLVPAAYVTVRAGLALGELQSVGDLYDFNSIATLFFIGLVSVTPTLISKNES; via the exons ATGGGGAAGGAGGGTGGCGACACCGTTGGGGAGGTACTGCCGCCGCCGTCGCCGTCGTCGAAGTTCCCATTGAGCGCCTGGGAAACTGCGGTGGCTTCATCGGTGGTTTTGGGATTCGCGGCCGGTATATGCGGCGTATACCTAACGATGCCGGATTCCGATTACAGCTTCCTTAAGCTCCCTCGCACCCTTGAAGATCTTCAACTCCTTAG AGATAACCTTGAGAACTATACAAGTGACTACACTGCACAAGTCCTGGTGGGATACTGCGTGGTATATATTTTCATGCAGACTTTCATGATTCCAGGGACTGTGTTCATGTCGTTGCTTGCTGGAGCTCTTTTTGGAGTCTTAAAAGGCGTAGCTCTGGTTGTGTTCACTGCCACAGCAGGAGCTTCTTCATGCTATTTCCTGTCAAAATTGATTGGGCGACCCCTTCTCTCCTCTCTTGCACcagaaaaattgaaattcttTCAAAATGAG GTggctaaaagaagaaaaagtttgTTGAACTACATGCTTTTCCTGAGACTGACTCCCACCTTGCCTAATACATTTATTAACTTTGCTTCACCAATTGTTGATGTTCCTTATCATATTTTCTTCCTGGCAACTGTTATTGGACTCGTACCTGCTGCATATGTCACTGTCAGG GCTGGGTTGGCTCTTGGAGAGCTGCAATCAGTGGGGGATCTCTACGATTTCAACTCAATTGCTACCTTGTTCTTCATAGGTCTTGTCTCGGTTACACCCACGCTAATTAGCAAGAACGAGTCATAG